The nucleotide window ATGTTTCGGAATtgaggacaaacatgttgttgtaTTGAAGTGTTGTTTTTATGAATGCAGAAGATCGTCTCCAGATTATTTATTGAAAGGAACTGCTAacgtaatgtttatttttgcattactTTGTGATGGACAAGCTtggtatgtatttttttttgtggttttaTTAAACTTGGCATTACTTACTGTAAATATTCCACTTTGTGCCTATTGATTCAAAACATATTTGCTGTTTACAATGTTTGAAGTGAATAATTTTTGAGCTGCAAAATAAAtactattatttattacttCAATTTTTTTGATATACTATATTAAATAGTAATATTTTATGTGATTTGTGTATAATTGACagctgatacatttttacaatagGTCATATTTAGATCCATcaatcattatttatttttgtttgctgTATTTCTCTAAAATGTTGTTTGCCTGCGATTCAATGTTAAGGTGATTTGAGGTTAATGAGTAAACAGACATAAACAGAACAGGATAGTTAGTAACAGGAAGTTGGTGCACCACAGGAAGTAGACACTCGAAGAGTAAGTTGCCAAATCCACCTGTCTACTTTCACATGGTCTAAAAACCTGGAAATGAGCTGAGTTCTGTGAACTGACACAGCAGTCGACCATGTTCGAGCATTTCAGACATGATCTACTTTCATGCCTTAAGTATCTTTCCGTGTATTGAATTCAGGGTTTCCATTCGTATGTCCTCACAGACCTCCCTATGTCAGCTGTAATCCCTGACACCATCCTGCAATGTCCCAGCACTGCTCTTACAAATAGGTGGATATATTTTGTTTCCTGTTAGGTGTAAAAATTATGTTctggtttaaatatttttatatttgtgttGTCTAcactgtaaatttttttttaaagttttgacttaaaaaagttgacataacttatacaaacaagttgaaattgtttaatctGTTAGGTTAaagtaatgtaaaaatatatgttgatttgacaaaagtgtcattttttacagtgtaatatattaattttacaatattataaaaatgtatcaattaaaaacaaatactgATATTTCCTATTTTATCTTTAGTATCTATTCTGCATGTATTAAGGTATTTCAGGGAAAGAAACTACAGTCGAATGAGCTGTACactataaatgaaaatatcaggtataaaaaaatactattatGTAGTCAACTAGGTTACTATTATGTTATACTATTAGTTTTTCTTTTGCAGATGGCTTCTAAGGACAAACATGGGCTCATTTATCAAGGAATATTTTCAGGTGCTCTAGCTTATcagtttttacattaaaaaaaataaataaatgcattaatagTGGAGGAGGAAATTGCTTATGTTATTGTCATTTACTGTTTAAAGAATCAGATTCTGACCAAAGGTCTATCAGTCATTTTGGAAGAGATTCAAACGCATGAAGGTCAGGCACGATTTCtggtgtatttatttatgtgcataaatttccatcagaaaacacttcataaaatatattttttttcctttagGGGAGAAACAGCTCCTTGTTTTGGCACAGACGTGGgacagatttttttgtgaaatCTTACCTACCATACAGGCAATTTTCTATCCTCTGCAGGTAAACCATCAGCTTAATGTTTGTTTCAAAGTTTGCCTGACATAGGTtcaatcatttacatttttgacaAGGTCTGCGCTCGCTTTTGCAAGGCTAGAGGTTGTGAAACATTCACTCTCATGAGATTGACCGGGAATTAGTATGTGGTATGTAATCCTGATTAACTGACTGCACAGCCAAATTCAAAGCCAAAGcttgcatgtatttttttttgtagGGTCAAGAGTTGACAGTCAGACAGATGGCTCTTCTAAGCTTTAGGGATCTGGTACTAATAAAGCTGTCTTTGGGTGACCTGCTGCGCAAAAACATGCCCCTCATCCCCGCATCCATCACACAGATGCTACTTGTGCTACAGGTGAGTGTTAATTCCAAACCCATACTGAATTACCATCTGGATCTCCTTCGTGCAACCTttctgcatgtgtgtgtgtgtgtgtaaagggAATCCAGGACCCCAGAGGCCCCTCGAAGAATTATTGCAAACTTGAGAGTATGGTGGCAATGGTGGTCACACCCTATTTATGTAACTGCAGGCACACAAGTAAGAAAATCCGATTCATTTATTATTCATAAAATACAACtaggtgattctcacgaaattagactttacattttactagaaaaaagtaaatgcaaagtaagagtatcaaaataagaagcatacagttacaaacatcctTCATGTACTATcatgcacatgatttcaaatgacatcatacaaaaccaattttgttgtttttccatatttaagggGAAATTTTTCATTACCAGAACGTGTctatgactggatttgggttctttgatatggaaatatttataattaaaaaatctaaaaaataaaaagcttcagtgcatgttatactataaacatttacagtaaagaaacatgtggtatttggtgatcattggtaaatgtacactctaaaaaaacaaacggtgctatatagcaccaaaacaattgctttggatcgtaacgatagaagaaccattttagtgccatatagcaccggtgaagaaccagtgaagcaccagtgaagcaccagtgaagcaccagtgaagcaccagtgtagaaccatataggggccatatagcaccacatatggttctacatagcactatatggttctacacaggtgcttcactggtgcttcactggtgcttcactggttcttcaccggtgctatatggcactaaaaatggttcttctatcgttacgatccaaagcaattgttttggtgctatatagcaccgtttgttttttagagtgtagagacaataataaggaatataaatgtgcccaagaccaattttctcatcctccgcaacaattttcaatcattgtttaagcactcaaggaactaacattaaaaaaaaaatagttggaagggacaaAATTGAATGTGACagtcaagatggctaccaggtaagcagttcttattttttctctccagataaaagttgaaattttgtttgtcatagtacctagacaactttttagttctcattaccaaaacatgagtttgtaaatgcatatatttaatgtaatatcatgttgcgttaatgataatttttgataatgatttaaataattctataggaaatattttttaaatcctctaaaaataatggttcagaccttaatcttatatgtgcaaaaaaattcaaAGGTTTTTTAAAAGTTCTGATGTTGGACACCtcctaaatctggatttcgtgagaatcacccagctATGCCATTTCCCCACAACAAAATGGCAATATCTAAAGCAAACCAAATAATCTCAATCTCTTAAGGGGGTTCATTGCTTCAGCTACAAATCTGTGACTTTCCCACATACACAGGCTGCACTGATCGAAGCCACATGACAGCTCCGCTCGGCCAACCCGAGATAAGGATTACTCATTACATCTCCGAAAGCTCTTTGCTATCACCTGTTGTGGAACAGGAAGGAGACGTGTACCAAGAACGAGTGGGAAACAAACGACGTCACAGTGTGACAAATGCCCATTCTGACATCCAGCTGCTTTCTGTTACTAGTAGGGTGTATTCTGGGATGGGTGACAGCTGTGAGACCATAGATGGGACTAGGGCACATCTCTGACGCAACTTGAATCAGTCACATGTTCTGAGAGCGTTTGTGAGATTTCTGGATTGTTTTTGTCACAGTAAACAGAATTAGGctaaaattcacttttaaaacacatttatgaGCACTGCATTGTGGATGATACAAAGAAAAATAAGATTGTTGTATTTCCAGTGTCAACACGTGTCAGATTAATTAACATGATTAAAAAGAcacttatatttgttttagccaaaattaTTAAAAGCACATAGACCACTTACACACAAGCTTTGTCAGGCATGATTTCAAAATCACCTTAATAAGACTTAAGGTGAATGAATTAAGAAACTTAGTAAAGTATGCAGCTCCTCTCGGCTGGTTTACAGGTAAAGCTTGTTACTCAACTTTGTTGCAATGAACAGTTTTTGGCCGGGTTGCAAAACGGTTCTATAAAAATGATTGTTAAACCTCATTAAATACATACAACATTAAATGATAGACTTATACAGATAACAAAATCTACTGTTGTGTTTCTGGTTGTGTGTGACATATTTGCAGTTGAAtagtattgtaaaaaaaataaacttgtgaACACTTTGTATAGGCAGCACCATTGAAGTAatgttttgtattattttagCTAGGTTTACAGGCATATCACTGATTTTGTGAAGCTTTCCATATATGAATTTGCCCATAAATTGCACAGCACTAAAATGACTtagagaaacattttatataaaacactttttcacaATTAAACTACGTACCTAGTTGTAATTATTGTGTACTGTAAGTCTCATAAAGTACTGGTTTTGCCACATTTCAACAGAGTATGTCTGAGCGACACATGAGAACTTAAGAATGTAAAAGGGCGGTGTTGAAATCTAGGAACTCAAAGTGAAGGTTCTGGGCCCCGAGGCTGGACACCCTCACGCCTGAGGCTAGCGTCAAAGCGTGGTGTGACCTCACAGCGCACCAATAGCACATCCTCTTTCACGAACCCACGCTGGCGCAATGCCTGTAGATGCAGAAAAGTGACATAGCCGAAACCCTTGGGGTTGCGCTGCACAGTGGGCCTCTGGAAAGCCTGCAGGTCCGGTTTGGTCTCCATTACTTCCACGTGGTGTTGCCCTTCGACTTGATCTAACACGGAAAGCCGAATCGTGCCCTGGAAGGGCCAAGAGAGCTGGCTGTCAAACTCACCCTGCATAGTGTGCACGAAAAGCGAGATATAGTTGGAACAGCGCGGAGCACTGGGGGTTTGCAAGTGCAGCCGAAGGCAAAGTTTGTAGCCCGGCCGTCCCGTGTAGAAAGGTGGGCTGTGAAGAACTACAGGTTGACCGGCCTCCTGGTTCCGCAGGTGGGCCGAGAAGTTTTCGAGCCGCCACACGTAGACACCTTGGTACTGCTGGGCTTCCAGCTCTCGGGTGGCCTCTTCCAGTGTGCTCAGCTTAAGACGTGATTCAGTAAGCTGGGTTCTCTGGGTCTCATTCTTAATGTACAGCTCTCGGATCAGCTGGTCTTGGAGAACAAGTCGTCCCTCCAGCTCCGAAACAGTCTCCCTTAAGTTCCTAAGCTCCTGGCTACACTGGCAATGTTCTGCTGGCCGAGAGGAAGCACCACGTTCATCTGCTGAGGAATGGGCAAATGCTGATGGCGCAAGAGGGCCATTAAGAGTCTGGTTGCGCAGAAACTCAGCCATGTAACGCATGTGCATCTGTGTAAATTCTTGCATGTGCTGGGCCAGCTCATTTCTCGGCATCTACAACAAGTACGTCACCAAAGTAATTACAAAATGAGCACTTACATTACTATATTAGATTTAACATCAAGATATAATAATAGACAAGTTAAAGTAGTACTACATTTTGGAGTGATAAAAAGAAGCCCAGTATATTACTTTAGACCTATGACATCTTCATGGCCCACCTTTTCACGACAACCAAACGTACTGAAGGTACAGGCTACAGGTGCCTTTACACAGTCTGTGGCACAATGCGATTCCAACTGCAAGAAAAACAGATTACAATAACCTTAATAAAGTATTTTTCACTTATCAAGAAGACAGTTATGCCTTAGGTAGTGTTCACAGTGACATCATCTGACGCACCTGATCCCGAATAAGCTCCATTTCGCAATATTCACACGCTGTATTAGCAAAAGGACACATCTGTTTATGAATCtacaagaaaaataaagaaaaggaATTATTGAAGGACAAAACATCTAAGACAGACACAAATCAATAAATTGATCTAGCCGTCTCCTTTCCCAATCATTCAAATCCAAACTTCTACAACCTGTGAATAGAAAACAAAGGTTTGCACCTGTCTGCCAGCAAACACAAAGCTCCCTGCACAGTCAGGGCAGGTCATGAGGCGCTGTAAGCAGTGCTGGGTCTTATGCTCATCCATAAGGCTTATACGAACAAATTCAAAACACTGAGTGCACTGCTCTGTGGCAAACCTACACTTAGGGGAGTGTTTCTAAAGGAGagacaaaaaaacaacatttgatttttaagcatgtttttgtgaatgtgtaaaaCGCGTCATTAAAGGTCTTTTTGACGTTTTATGTCCATTAAAGTAAACAAATCCCACCTCCAATTGCCGCAACTCCATTTTTTCATTGCACCCTTCGTTTCGGCAGCGAACGGTGAGTGAGAGGATCTCTCTATTGGCAAAGTTATCAGGGAAAAGCTGTTCTTCTAGCAGCACTTCATTGTCAATCGGACATTTTTGCCCCGTGTCActattaaaaagagaaataaataaatattaggcAACATTCTTTCCGTTTATGAAACAGAACCCAACATATTTACTACATTTTATTTGAACAGCATTACTGCAACTGCATTACTCTCACTATTTAGTCATTTTTACTGATATTGGCCAACAACCCTGCTCTTGTGGCAAAAAAACCAAAAACAATCTGGTGTACAATTTAGTATTAAATTGGTCAAGCTCTTTAGATATTCACATTGGTTAACCAAAACCATCAAAATTGATCACTAATAACCACAGTGATCACAGAAGTTGCTGACCTGAGGGACTTCTTGATGCACAAATGGCAAAATCGATGTCCACATGGTGTCTGCACTGCTGACCTGAGGCCCATCAGACAGATTGGACATTCATACTTGCTTTCTAGTGGAGGGTCAAAGTCTACATCATAGCCTTGCTGGTCTGGTTGGAAACAAGAAGAGACACTAATAGTCGAGGGGTTCTCAGTCGGGCTGAGATACGACTCTCTCTCCTTCTCCATAGCTGCTGCACAACTGCTGTAATCACTGTCACAGCAAGCACCACCCAGGCTGGACTTCTTTGTGTCACTGCAAGCCATCTGTAATCACATTAAAAGAATGAGGTAAAAAGTGTGTACGCAGAAGACACAagacatatatgtatatataattacATAAACATTTTAAGAAGTGCTAAGGCGAAGTAAAGGGTTCTAGGATAGGAAATTGCAGGTCTAAATGATTTATAATtcaataaattactgtttcctgAATCGCAATGCTGCTGGGCGTGACTGACGTTATACCGTATATGAAACCTTTCTTTGTCATAAAGTTAATTTCCCCTCTAAATACCATAACCACAGCGCAAAACGTAACAATTTAGAGCTACATTGTAAGCCATACATTATTACTCATGAACTGAGTAAAAGTGAGTTAGCAGAAAACAGCTACTCAGCTACAACCGACTTTACTAGCGTCCAACTTTTAGAACTAAATTTACTGTCTATTGTCCATGCAAACAAATGTTACTACATATCATGAATGTTATAATaccaaaaacaatgcaatatgacatattgaaaaataaaacaagtcTTTTATTCGTATTAGCTTTCATTTACACACCTTAGCTTGGTCCGGCCTCGCTGTCTCTACTGTCTATTACTTCCTGTATTGAGTCTAAACATGGGGCACACAGCGTCACTATCCGTTTCGCAATCCGAATgatgcagcctccggaggtcgcatttgcagGCAGCATACGTCATCGacactgtcttatttcagaatattaacaatttaaaagtttacttttATTCGTAGTTAATCTTGAATTGTTGTTTTATGCTTATGAATTACGAATGTAATtttcagttaatttaaataaaccaggcttgatgacgtataatACAGCCTGCATAATGCGACCTCCGGGGGCTGCatccttcggattgagaaatgcGAGTTTTGTAATCTCACATAtattgcaaaacacaagatGGCGCTATTAACTATGATTTTTTATCTTTCAAGCTCCCTAATGTGATTTTATTTAGTGATTTAAACGACTGGGGTTCAGTATTTTTACATAGTTATATTAACGGTACTTATAGACAAAACAATTGTTGGTATTATACACAATAACGCGGCGCTGCGTAGACCGATCGTGGTATGACATTTAAATAACGCGAGAGCGATATAAAAGCTCTGCTTTCGATTTCACTCGCGGTGCATTGATGTCAAACACCGATCGATTTGCGCGCAGAGCATCGACAAAACGAACACCTCTTAAATTAATTACTACtttgtaacatttaaattagATATATTATATAACTGCCACATGTACACACTACTTTGTCAAAACCTATATTTAAATTACTATGTTTACGTTAATACGTGTGCTCAGAATCATAATCTTTTTCTTGAGTACGTGAGCTGGcctattttcttattttaaaattttcgGTAAAAATGTATGCACGTTGTTTTCCAAATTTGTTAATACTGTACTTTATAAACCGTTATAAATACGGCGAATCATGTCACAAAAACAGGGTTGGTGCAACAAGGCTCTCAAGTGTTTGCATGATATAGCCCACTGTTAGCGCCTACTAACTATTAAGTGTGTATTTGATTTTGACGATGgtttatattaataatttaataattgattTAATATGGTAGATGATTAATAGTATTAGATTTGTATAGAAAGGCTCTTTGTGGATGTGCTACCTGCTAGCTAAACGTATTTTATGTGGTGCCATCAACCAGACACCATGCACTGCCATAATGCcaggattttttattttaatttcctACAACTAAAGCAGCTCAACAACCTGTGGCCACAGCATAGATGACATCCAAATGCATGGGGCAATGGGCCAGCTGAGGTACTCCTATTTGCTCAGATGAACTGCTTTACAGGTATATTATATGAAATCTctttgtttgaaaaaaaaatactattcgtttattttaagatttgaaGTTAAGAttcatggggggggggggttagaACCAGATTTGCTACAGCATACCATGTATCTAAATTTTGTGTTGCTGATCCTTTACACTAAGGTAGGTACAGGTACACTGTCAAATGCTTTTCCAGACCTCACAACTGATGTCAGCACAATCTTTTTCTCGGATGCCTCTTTAAGTGCCCAGTTTGGcttgttacatttttttctgggCTGTATGTGGTCTGTAGTGAGTGTGGGTAGATGAGGATCACAGTAAGCTTCTATGTCACTCATGAAAAGCACATTTTATAAACGGCAAGGTCAACAACTTGCATATAACAAGTCTCCTTATTAACCAGACTCCGGATACAGAGCACGCCCTCTTGCTCAAACAGAAATTCTTGCAAATATTAACACAGGTCTTTGCTTTTAACAAACTTCCAGTTTTGTTTTGACCAGGTGAGTTCAATTTGGGAAAACCTCAACACAATTATGATCATAGATATAGCTAAATAAATAGAAAACAAGTATGTAGTCACACATGTATAGGCCTTATTATGACAGTTCTGTTTTATGATTATACGTCTTGTTTTCATATCTAACAATTAGGCTACTTAAATAAAATGACCAGAGGATAATGGCTGATATTGTGCATCCTATATTTACCAAGAATTTATAACATTCACATCTTTCATGTTTTAGAGACACTTCATgaaccttttttaaaaaaaaattatctgagACTTAAGCCTACACTTGACATAGACTTGCTACAGCGTGCATGGCGGTATGTTCAAGTTCTACAGTTTGGCAGATTTCATTGCTTCAGTTCTTTCACAGACTCTTGCATATATCGACAAAAGCAGCtctgtttaaaaaactttaGTAGCTCGCCATACATATGTTCTTTATTTAGGCACTTAAACCAAAAGTGTTGAAGTTGTACTGCTAAATGAGTGGGGAGAGAACACTAGAATCCATTATACATGCTCTCTGTTCTCCTTTTGCACCAAACCACATGCCTCTTGGTGCTTGACGCCTGATAGTagtctgttctttttttatatatatattcttttcAGCAGCTTTAGTTGGCAAACGGGATGCTCTATGCTGCCAATGCATCAGTTCAAATGTTTTATGTTCAAAATTTTAACAATATTAAGCGCAAATAGATAATGTTAATGATATTATATTGCCTCCTTATTAAAAGAATGCTTTATTTTTTCTAATCTTTTTAAATCACTTTGGATCATAagagtgtctgctaaatgcctaaatgtaaatgtatttatataatagCATCTGTAAATGAGTACTGGAAGTACAGTAAATTATAACTGGACGTGTATACAACCACATGTCTCTGTAATTTATGGGTTTGCCTTTAAAAGTCTTTTCtatttaaagaaacagacctGTTCCGATGTAATTGAAGGAATGTCAGCAAGTCATTTTCAAAACAAATGCCAGCTTAATGGAATCAGTGAATGAAACCAACTCAGATGTTTTACCCTAAAAGGTGTTTGATTCCACAGGCAGACTGTCCAGAGGAATTGGCTAGTAAAAAATAGTATAGTAGAGCACTACACACATCATATTACATcccagtttaatttttttagtattaCAAAATAATCTATTAGGAtataggattttttttactacattccttttaaaatgcaatttatagACCAATTATTTACAGGAAAGAGAATATGTCAAGATATCAAGAGATTTTTAAAGCATAAAGTGTCACACAGCTTGTAAGGTGTGATCAGACATATAGGCATGTGAAACACGCTAGCGGTAATGACCTCAGTTGTGGATATAGGCTTTAATCAGCTGCCCAGCCACTACAAGAATAATGTGAGGTCTGTTCCTGTGCATAAGAAGAAATACTGTTCTACCTTTCCCCGTAAACATTCACACACTtaagcaaacacacatgcttgcATAGGAACTGCGTTTGCTTTAAATTTTTGGGATGTGTGGCCTAGGGTGAATTCATGTAGTGACCCTTTAAATTTGTGGAACCCCTTAATGCTGTTTAAAGGTATGGTGAGTAGTGAGAGACAGGGAGTAGTTTAGAATTTTAGGAATTTTGtgtatattttaaattggaaaatCAATGGTTAATAGAttcttaaataaatttaaacaggcatgatttaatatttatattgtcTATTTGCATGTATTAAAGATTAATGAATACGTTTTAGAAAATGAATACATTATTGAATGAAAATGGGTCAAATAAATACAAAAGGTGAACTCTACATAATTTATACAGATAGGCCAATGTGCATTAAAGCGACACTATGtaggttttttttacctttaaaaatgtctctaaaattatttcagtgatagaacaacttttaactggacaaattgtactgttgctgcaacctaagcagcctcctagctgc belongs to Paramisgurnus dabryanus chromosome 2, PD_genome_1.1, whole genome shotgun sequence and includes:
- the LOC135778721 gene encoding proline-rich protein 5-like isoform X2 encodes the protein MSAVIPDTILQCPSTALTNSIYSACIKVFQGKKLQSNELYTINENIRWLLRTNMGSFIKEYFQNQILTKGLSVILEEIQTHEGEKQLLVLAQTWDRFFCEILPTIQAIFYPLQGQELTVRQMALLSFRDLVLIKLSLGDLLRKNMPLIPASITQMLLVLQGIQDPRGPSKNYCKLESMVAMVVTPYLCNCRHTSCTDRSHMTAPLGQPEIRITHYISESSLLSPVVEQEGDVYQERVGNKRRHSVTNAHSDIQLLSVTSRVYSGMGDSCETIDGTRAHL
- the LOC135778721 gene encoding proline-rich protein 5-like isoform X1, translating into MDKLDLPMSAVIPDTILQCPSTALTNSIYSACIKVFQGKKLQSNELYTINENIRWLLRTNMGSFIKEYFQNQILTKGLSVILEEIQTHEGEKQLLVLAQTWDRFFCEILPTIQAIFYPLQGQELTVRQMALLSFRDLVLIKLSLGDLLRKNMPLIPASITQMLLVLQGIQDPRGPSKNYCKLESMVAMVVTPYLCNCRHTSCTDRSHMTAPLGQPEIRITHYISESSLLSPVVEQEGDVYQERVGNKRRHSVTNAHSDIQLLSVTSRVYSGMGDSCETIDGTRAHL
- the LOC135778721 gene encoding proline-rich protein 5-like isoform X4, whose product is MSAVIPDTILQCPSTALTNRWLLRTNMGSFIKEYFQNQILTKGLSVILEEIQTHEGEKQLLVLAQTWDRFFCEILPTIQAIFYPLQGQELTVRQMALLSFRDLVLIKLSLGDLLRKNMPLIPASITQMLLVLQGIQDPRGPSKNYCKLESMVAMVVTPYLCNCRHTSCTDRSHMTAPLGQPEIRITHYISESSLLSPVVEQEGDVYQERVGNKRRHSVTNAHSDIQLLSVTSRVYSGMGDSCETIDGTRAHL
- the LOC135778721 gene encoding proline-rich protein 5-like isoform X3, whose product is MDKLDLPMSAVIPDTILQCPSTALTNRWLLRTNMGSFIKEYFQNQILTKGLSVILEEIQTHEGEKQLLVLAQTWDRFFCEILPTIQAIFYPLQGQELTVRQMALLSFRDLVLIKLSLGDLLRKNMPLIPASITQMLLVLQGIQDPRGPSKNYCKLESMVAMVVTPYLCNCRHTSCTDRSHMTAPLGQPEIRITHYISESSLLSPVVEQEGDVYQERVGNKRRHSVTNAHSDIQLLSVTSRVYSGMGDSCETIDGTRAHL
- the traf6 gene encoding TNF receptor-associated factor 6; protein product: MACSDTKKSSLGGACCDSDYSSCAAAMEKERESYLSPTENPSTISVSSCFQPDQQGYDVDFDPPLESKYECPICLMGLRSAVQTPCGHRFCHLCIKKSLSDTGQKCPIDNEVLLEEQLFPDNFANREILSLTVRCRNEGCNEKMELRQLEKHSPKCRFATEQCTQCFEFVRISLMDEHKTQHCLQRLMTCPDCAGSFVFAGRQIHKQMCPFANTACEYCEMELIRDQLESHCATDCVKAPVACTFSTFGCREKMPRNELAQHMQEFTQMHMRYMAEFLRNQTLNGPLAPSAFAHSSADERGASSRPAEHCQCSQELRNLRETVSELEGRLVLQDQLIRELYIKNETQRTQLTESRLKLSTLEEATRELEAQQYQGVYVWRLENFSAHLRNQEAGQPVVLHSPPFYTGRPGYKLCLRLHLQTPSAPRCSNYISLFVHTMQGEFDSQLSWPFQGTIRLSVLDQVEGQHHVEVMETKPDLQAFQRPTVQRNPKGFGYVTFLHLQALRQRGFVKEDVLLVRCEVTPRFDASLRREGVQPRGPEPSL